A single window of Deltaproteobacteria bacterium DNA harbors:
- a CDS encoding type II toxin-antitoxin system VapC family toxin, which yields MKYLLDTNIYFHTLHDPAYLARYRSALLRVTPQTFLSSVVRLELVQGAQGDIARARVGKAVAPLERSGRVIAPTHADWTRAGTTQGRIWDAHPSLRTKNLQNDILIACTALRIGAVIVTSNTRDFDLIRPYVPHRALTLQQVAGEIEG from the coding sequence GTGAAGTATCTGCTCGACACCAACATCTACTTTCATACCCTCCACGACCCGGCCTATCTCGCTCGCTACCGCAGTGCGCTCCTGCGAGTCACTCCGCAAACCTTTCTCAGCAGTGTGGTGCGGCTCGAGCTAGTGCAGGGAGCGCAGGGGGACATCGCCCGCGCCCGTGTTGGGAAGGCGGTCGCTCCGCTCGAACGGAGCGGCCGGGTGATTGCCCCGACGCATGCGGACTGGACGCGAGCGGGCACCACTCAAGGACGCATCTGGGACGCGCATCCCTCCTTGCGCACGAAGAACCTGCAGAACGACATCCTCATCGCCTGCACCGCGCTGCGCATCGGCGCCGTCATCGTGACGAGCAACACGCGGGATTTCGACCTCATCCGGCCGTACGTGCCGCACCGCGCGCTAACCCTGCAACAGGTGGCGGGCGAGATCGAAGGATGA
- a CDS encoding tetratricopeptide repeat protein translates to MFATFDSVVAAVQAAVALQRRIAAEPFEGQALQIRIGVHLGDVLLRDGRAFGDAINIAARLEALARPGTICISEGVYRQVRNTLDEQFVDLGRQKLKNISDPVHAYLIVPSGALGPVPRRSARHWVVAAGALALLAAAGVLAWRHQQSAAPGAPKASGQAEERKSVAVLPFVNMSGNDADEYLSDGMTEEIITALSKLSGLRVAARTSSFAFKGKNEAIEKIGDQLHVHAVLEGSVRKAANRLRITTQLINIADGYHLWSESYDREMADIFAIQSEVAQRVADALKVTLLADERQRLERKATENLDAYNSYLLGRYYWNKRTEEGFQKGIEQFEQAIDKDPNYAAAYAGLADCYLLASDADTGGLPPATAMPKARAAVTRALEIDDTLAEAHNSLAMVFQRDWDWLAAEGEWKRALQLNPNYATAHHWYGMFWSNRGRADEAIAEVKRAQELDPLSLIISTARAVVLYHARRYDEAVDQAHRTLAMDPKFARTHWVLGVVYLQQGMNEEAIAELQAARQLEDGQRVLAQLGYTYAVSGRTSDAQKALNDLNELSQRHYVDPFSIAVIYTGLGDKDRAFEWLGRAYEERSSGLMLLKVEPLFDSVRSDPRFTALLKKVGLDQ, encoded by the coding sequence TTGTTCGCCACCTTCGACAGCGTGGTCGCAGCGGTGCAAGCGGCGGTGGCGCTGCAGCGGCGCATCGCCGCCGAGCCGTTCGAAGGCCAGGCGCTGCAAATCCGCATCGGCGTGCACCTCGGCGACGTGTTGCTGCGCGACGGCCGCGCCTTCGGTGACGCCATCAACATCGCCGCGCGCCTGGAAGCGCTGGCACGGCCGGGGACGATCTGCATCTCCGAAGGCGTCTACCGCCAGGTGCGCAATACACTCGACGAACAATTCGTCGATCTCGGCCGGCAGAAGCTGAAGAACATCTCCGATCCGGTGCACGCCTATCTCATCGTACCGAGTGGCGCGTTGGGTCCGGTGCCTCGGCGTTCCGCGCGGCACTGGGTCGTGGCGGCAGGTGCGTTGGCGCTGCTGGCTGCCGCCGGCGTCCTCGCATGGCGCCACCAACAGAGCGCAGCTCCCGGCGCGCCGAAGGCGAGCGGGCAAGCTGAAGAACGCAAGTCCGTCGCCGTGCTGCCCTTCGTCAACATGAGCGGCAACGACGCTGACGAATACTTGAGCGATGGCATGACCGAAGAGATCATCACGGCGTTGTCCAAGCTCAGCGGCTTGCGGGTTGCGGCCCGCACCTCGTCGTTCGCCTTCAAAGGCAAGAACGAGGCGATTGAGAAGATCGGGGACCAACTGCACGTGCACGCCGTGCTCGAAGGCAGCGTGCGCAAGGCGGCGAACCGACTCCGCATCACGACGCAGCTCATCAACATTGCCGACGGCTATCATCTCTGGTCAGAGAGCTACGACCGGGAGATGGCCGACATCTTTGCCATCCAAAGTGAGGTCGCCCAACGCGTCGCTGACGCGTTGAAAGTCACGCTGCTGGCAGACGAGCGGCAACGGCTCGAACGCAAAGCGACGGAGAACCTCGACGCCTACAACTCGTATCTGTTGGGCCGTTACTACTGGAACAAGCGGACTGAGGAAGGATTCCAGAAGGGCATCGAGCAGTTCGAACAGGCGATCGACAAAGACCCGAACTACGCTGCGGCGTATGCCGGATTGGCAGACTGCTACTTGCTGGCAAGCGATGCCGACACCGGCGGCCTTCCTCCAGCCACAGCGATGCCCAAAGCCAGGGCGGCAGTGACCAGGGCTCTGGAGATTGATGACACCCTTGCGGAAGCGCACAACTCGCTCGCCATGGTCTTCCAGAGAGACTGGGACTGGCTCGCTGCCGAAGGGGAATGGAAGCGAGCCCTGCAGCTCAACCCAAACTATGCCACGGCCCACCACTGGTACGGCATGTTCTGGAGCAACCGGGGCCGCGCGGATGAGGCCATTGCAGAGGTGAAACGCGCACAGGAACTTGATCCCCTGTCGCTCATTATCAGCACAGCCCGCGCAGTTGTTTTGTACCACGCGCGGCGATACGACGAAGCAGTCGACCAAGCCCACCGGACGCTTGCGATGGACCCGAAATTCGCCCGGACGCACTGGGTCCTGGGTGTGGTGTATCTGCAACAGGGGATGAACGAAGAAGCGATTGCTGAGTTGCAAGCGGCTCGACAATTGGAGGACGGCCAGCGGGTGCTCGCACAGCTTGGATACACCTATGCGGTATCGGGAAGGACAAGCGACGCGCAGAAGGCACTCAATGATTTGAATGAACTATCGCAGCGACACTATGTAGACCCGTTTTCGATCGCGGTGATCTACACAGGTCTTGGCGACAAGGACCGGGCGTTCGAGTGGCTGGGAAGGGCGTACGAGGAACGTTCGAGTGGGCTGATGTTGCTCAAAGTAGAGCCACTGTTCGACAGCGTTCGCTCTGATCCGCGGTTCACGGCGCTGCTGAAGAAGGTGGGGTTGGACCAATGA
- a CDS encoding type II toxin-antitoxin system VapC family toxin has product MSFLLDTCVLSELTRPKPHSNVLRWFEAQDATALFVSVLTIGEIEKGVAALPAGRKKVALSGWLATLRSTYTDRMLSIDAAIAAIWGRTAARIERAGGTLAVVDGLIAATGMHHGYTVVTRNVSDFAKTGVALLNAWQA; this is encoded by the coding sequence GTGAGCTTCCTACTCGATACGTGCGTCTTGTCGGAGCTCACCCGCCCGAAGCCGCATTCGAATGTGCTGCGCTGGTTCGAAGCGCAGGACGCGACGGCGCTGTTTGTGAGCGTGCTCACCATCGGCGAAATCGAGAAGGGAGTCGCCGCCCTTCCGGCAGGCCGGAAGAAAGTGGCTCTGAGCGGATGGCTCGCCACCCTGCGCTCAACATACACGGATCGGATGCTGTCGATCGACGCGGCCATTGCGGCCATCTGGGGCCGCACCGCGGCGCGGATCGAACGTGCGGGCGGCACGCTCGCCGTGGTCGATGGCTTGATCGCGGCCACCGGTATGCATCACGGATACACGGTGGTGACGCGGAACGTGAGCGACTTCGCAAAGACCGGCGTCGCACTGCTCAACGCCTGGCAAGCCTGA
- a CDS encoding type II toxin-antitoxin system Phd/YefM family antitoxin: MANTWQLQRAKAELSKLIETSATKGPQTVTRHGRPAAVVLSAADYQRLTSRRHDFKAFLRRAPLHQLKLVRSRDAGRRVLL, encoded by the coding sequence ATGGCCAACACGTGGCAACTGCAGCGCGCTAAGGCGGAACTGAGCAAGCTCATCGAGACCAGCGCAACCAAGGGGCCGCAGACCGTCACCCGGCATGGCCGGCCGGCGGCTGTGGTGCTGAGTGCCGCGGACTACCAGCGCCTGACGAGCCGGCGACACGATTTCAAGGCGTTCTTGCGCCGCGCCCCATTGCATCAATTGAAGCTGGTCCGCAGCCGGGACGCCGGCCGACGCGTGTTGCTGTGA
- a CDS encoding tetratricopeptide repeat protein: MLTENEHRKLAAIMFTDMVGYSALAQRNEALSLALLHEQQQLVRPIFAQYSGREVKSTGDGFLVEFGSALQAVHCAIEIQKGMVQRNSSEAPDRRIQIRIGLHLGDVETRDGDVFGDGVNIAARIEPLAEPGGICISGAVYEQIRNKIDLPLIRLKQPQLKNIDVPVEVYRVVLPWAGGDLPHVGRWVRRLRQRGMRTWVIGVIIALVIAGHGLVIALVGAGVGRWFWPLFAAPATTPKPSAAASAEVSKSVAVLPFVNMSGNDADEYLSDGMSEEIITALSKVSGLRVAARTSSFFFKGKNEDIEEIGAKLRVGSVLEGSVRKVGPKLRVTAQLISTGDGYHLWSETYDEDTADILAIESAVAQRVAAALKVTLHASEQARLQSKPTENPEAHQLYLKGRYYVNRYSEEGLKKGLTYLQQAIALDPGYALAYQGLAYYYSIVNDWFAAPKDAMPKMRAAAEKALQIDPTLSEPHTFLAAFAWWYDWNWSTAEEEHKRALALDPNSVVAHEFYGQYLNLIRLAPEGIDEVRRAVAIDPLSPEANSFLGATLYCARRYADAIAQFRETLEMEPSYSFARLQLGKAYVQNGELERGIAELRRAKELDPHNPDVMSALGYAYAVARDRDAAQRAIDELRQQSQASYVSPYFFAVIYAALGETDQAFAFLDRAYEDRSFFISGLKVDPMVDALRADPRFTALLKKVGLDK; encoded by the coding sequence GTACAGCGGGCGCGAAGTCAAAAGCACCGGTGATGGGTTCCTGGTCGAGTTCGGCAGCGCGTTGCAGGCGGTGCATTGTGCGATTGAGATTCAAAAGGGGATGGTGCAGCGCAATTCGTCCGAGGCGCCGGACCGGCGCATTCAGATCCGCATCGGACTGCATCTCGGTGACGTCGAGACCCGCGACGGTGACGTCTTCGGCGACGGTGTGAACATCGCCGCGCGCATCGAGCCGTTGGCGGAGCCCGGCGGGATCTGTATCTCCGGTGCGGTCTACGAACAGATCCGAAACAAGATTGACCTGCCGCTGATCCGGCTGAAGCAACCGCAGCTGAAGAACATCGATGTGCCCGTCGAGGTATACCGCGTGGTGCTGCCGTGGGCAGGCGGTGATCTGCCTCACGTAGGGCGCTGGGTCCGACGTCTGCGACAGCGCGGAATGCGTACGTGGGTCATCGGTGTGATCATCGCCCTTGTGATTGCGGGGCACGGGTTGGTCATCGCTCTTGTCGGCGCTGGGGTTGGGCGGTGGTTCTGGCCTCTGTTCGCCGCTCCGGCGACCACTCCGAAGCCGTCGGCAGCCGCATCGGCTGAGGTGTCAAAGTCCGTCGCCGTGCTGCCCTTCGTGAATATGAGCGGCAACGATGCCGACGAGTATCTGAGCGACGGCATGAGCGAAGAGATCATCACGGCGCTGTCGAAAGTCAGCGGCCTGCGCGTCGCCGCGCGCACCTCGTCGTTCTTCTTCAAGGGCAAGAACGAAGACATCGAAGAGATCGGCGCGAAGCTGCGCGTCGGCAGCGTGCTCGAAGGCAGCGTCCGTAAGGTGGGTCCGAAGCTGCGAGTGACGGCGCAGCTCATCAGCACTGGTGACGGTTACCACCTGTGGTCGGAAACCTACGACGAGGACACGGCGGACATTCTTGCCATCGAGAGCGCCGTGGCGCAGCGTGTTGCTGCGGCACTGAAGGTCACCTTGCATGCGAGCGAACAGGCGCGACTACAGAGCAAACCGACCGAGAACCCCGAAGCGCATCAGCTCTATCTGAAGGGCCGCTACTACGTGAATCGCTACAGCGAAGAAGGGCTGAAGAAGGGACTCACCTACCTGCAGCAAGCGATTGCACTCGATCCCGGCTACGCGCTCGCCTACCAGGGCCTGGCCTACTACTACAGCATCGTCAATGACTGGTTTGCGGCGCCGAAGGACGCGATGCCCAAGATGCGCGCGGCGGCGGAGAAGGCCTTGCAGATCGACCCCACACTTTCCGAGCCCCATACTTTCTTGGCCGCATTCGCTTGGTGGTATGACTGGAACTGGTCCACCGCCGAGGAGGAGCACAAGCGTGCGCTCGCGCTGGATCCGAACAGCGTCGTTGCGCACGAGTTCTACGGTCAGTACTTGAATCTGATCCGACTGGCGCCCGAAGGCATTGACGAGGTCAGGAGAGCCGTCGCAATCGATCCGCTCTCCCCGGAGGCCAACAGCTTCCTCGGCGCTACCCTCTATTGTGCGCGCCGCTATGCCGACGCGATCGCACAGTTCCGCGAGACGCTCGAAATGGAGCCCAGCTATTCGTTCGCCCGCCTCCAGTTGGGCAAAGCATACGTGCAGAATGGAGAGCTGGAGCGCGGCATCGCCGAGCTGCGCCGGGCGAAGGAGCTCGATCCGCACAACCCGGACGTGATGAGCGCACTGGGCTACGCGTATGCCGTGGCGCGTGACCGCGACGCGGCGCAGCGAGCGATCGACGAATTACGCCAGCAGTCGCAAGCGAGTTACGTGTCGCCATATTTCTTCGCGGTGATCTACGCAGCATTGGGCGAGACCGACCAGGCCTTCGCATTCCTCGACAGGGCGTATGAAGATCGCAGCTTTTTCATCTCGGGGCTGAAGGTTGACCCGATGGTGGATGCGCTGCGAGCCGACCCGCGGTTCACGGCACTGCTGAAGAAGGTGGGGTTGGATAAGTGA